Part of the Henckelia pumila isolate YLH828 chromosome 2, ASM3356847v2, whole genome shotgun sequence genome is shown below.
cccgatcccccctcctCTCCTTACCTTCGGCCGTGCGAGCAGCAGCTTTCCGGGGCTGCTGCCGCCATGCTCCGGCcgtcccctggccggagcaccaccacctacccctagccctcttcaagacgtttccaacaagctaaaaaccagcccaaaccgatccctaacgaaggagaacgaagcaaaACCATCTATCCCTTAATCTGCTCACGTCCTGCGCGCGACGCAGGACTTCCGACCGTTCggccgcccagctccggccaccactggccggagaACAACTTGGATTACCTTCCCCTATGTCTtgtggttctaacccaactggaatcaGTCTAAAAAACGCCTTATGGACCGAGAACGACCCAATCTCCCAACATCGCTCAACCTGCGCACCCTAGGACCTGTTCTGAACCAGCTCCTCTCCTGGCCATGCATGGCTCGAACCACTGGACCCAGCTCGAccctaggcaccctaggacaccccttgaccgagccacaacctctggaccgaaccatgttgGTTAAAAAACGTGAGTATGACCATGTGTCCACCAAATTATGCAACAAGCAACCAAAACTCCCATAGAATTCGAAATATTCATGAATaattctgaaataaaaatatcatgcatgaatagtagcttatatggtggtcaaataaaagttttagacatgcctttgatttttaaaacGAAGCTAGACCGCGTGAACGACTCCGAGACGACGGACCTACGAAGAACTCGAATTTTTCTTGAataaatcggctatggaggctgaaATCTGCTGTGGGgcgtgaagaagatgatggagaaaggtTGGAGGCAGCTAAGGGAGTTGTCGGCTGATAAGGATTTGTGTAGGGTAGAAATTGATTTGTTTTGGTTTAAATAGAATAGataatgatttaaataaataataaaaatcaacataaagataatataccaacaaaactttatttaaaagtcctcataataataataatctgatgtaaaagcataaatcccgaaattaaaattaagggaatttttaaaagtgattaaaagtcattatcttggctaattttggataaaaggactcctaaaattatataaaatcaaatactaaaaattttgagataataaaactcaaaataatattttagggctctaaaaaggctcataaaatcatttgggtggaaagttgtcatctcgtccgtccacggtcccgtctacgcgatcaaatatttaaaatactaaaaatcataaaaatcactaattatgggttaaatgcttaaaaaaataaattaaatcatgcatataaatcacataataacacataaattcatttaacccttattttaaaaattaatttctcctaattatgcatgcgaatttacgtattaaaattccgGGTGTTACAGGTTAACTCTTAAAAAATAGTCTAACCGGTTCCACCGGACGGTTGGACcggattaataaaaattaatattatatttattttatatattaaataaaataattataatatatttattattcattatagttttgataaattattaaacccaaaaatgcaagaaataatatataatgaatcaattattatataaattgcaaatttataatattttctttgaaggtatcaaatttaaaaattaaaatcttttttttttagaatgtaGTAAATTTACAATCTTAACATAATCTCCAAAAATCaactaaatatttccaaaaatcTTCTTCATAAATAATCTTGATTCATGTATCACCTATTGAAAAGTTGAAACATTCAGTCACCAATtggttaaaataaataaaaaagacaAAGCAAAGCAAATGTCAAGAAAGTGAAGTAATATTTGGGGATCGGAAACTAATCAGAGAAGTGAATGGAATGAAGCAACAGGTTTCGAAGTTGACTCTTCCATTTTTCAACGCATATATTGAGAGCTCTTCAATAGGGTCTAGTCGATGCTGCCCTTCGGGTGGCTACTCGAAGGGAGATCGAACTGCCGTCTGTCATCATCACCGATCCCCTTCAATAGATCGCATGAATAGAAATCTCTTCAAATATGGTGTCAATTTTTCATTTCGACCGACGGACGAAGGTGAATCGGGCGACAAAGGGTGGCGAGTATTGAAATAATATTAAGGGATCGGAAACTGAAGTGACAGAATGAAGAAAAAGAAGCaccatcaatttttttttataaattacatAAAAAGGGCCGGTTTTTCGGTTTTTACTGGTTTTCTCGGTTCACTCCGATTTTTTGCGGTTTAACCGTTTTTCCAGGTTTTAGGGTAGGGCCGGACCGGCCAGGCCAGACCATTGATTTCCGGTCGAACCGGTTGGCCTCGTCCGATTCTGAAAACATTGCGCGCAACTATGTACGTCGTTGAAGGTTTTGCCTTCGAATCCACAAGCTTCGCAAGTGAATACTCGAGCGAACAGGCAGGTTCATGCATGCAGAACCTTCGTGGAGGTAGAATTTGCAGGCATGGAAATAATACTCGGATGTTGCGCTTGAATTTTCTTGAGCGTTATGTCATGAACCGACACCTAGTGTGCATTCCGAAAATATCTAAAGTGTGCATTGTAGTTGTTGCATAAATTTTAGAACATTCTAGATTAGATTCCTCTAGAATTCACTTGTATATATAGGCCTTTTATAGATACACGTAGATGGAAAGCATCTACATTTGTGTAGATGCAAGAACTTTCGGAGAGTTAATCTCCACCGTCGGATTGAAGCGATCTTAGTCATTCATTGTAGAAAGTCACTACTATAAAAGGGTGGATCCTTCATTTGTAAATCACTAAGTTGAAAAGCAATACATAGAATTTTCAAAGCTCTCTCGTGTTCTCACATAAACACTTGCACACATAATTACACTACAAAGACTTTGCTAGTACTCGTAGGGGCGAAATTTTAGAGCAAATGTCGCACGTGACCTTAGAAGAGCTAAATCCGTGACATTTAGTTGTTCTTGAGGGAGATCGATCAAGACATGGGGTGGCTGAAGCTTGAAGTGTGGCTTGTTTTGGTGCGACATTGTTGATTTGGAGGATTTCttaaatattgatatattatatacGAATATGTGTGTGTTATTAGTACATAACATTATGGTTATATGCATGAAAATTGAATTTGGATCGATGGTGATCACCATATGACTTTGAATTTTTGTGGTGAGATGAAAGAAATTAGTTTGGTTAATAATTGCTTTCCTGGAAATTTTCTATTGTCCCATTATTTAGAAGTTTGATTTTATGGgaaaaagattaaatttaatttgaaaGTCAACTGCTTGAACTTATGGGCTATTGGTCGATGGCATGTCACATGGGATCTGCATTCCCCTTTGACGCGTCAGTAGTGCATTTCTACTAAAGTAATGGCCACAACATACTAACATAAATAGAGACTTTTGGTCCTACACAGGCGACAACAAGTTATTTAACCTTCGAAATTGTGAAATTTGTATAGTTCATCTTCTAATCGGTTGTTAATAGATCTattaaaaagaaattaaaacaataacaaaacaaaaatcaCGGTCCGTAGAATAGTGGGAAACAAATATAAACAACATACctaattttgatatatttttaattagaaACATTGTTGGATGCACGCTTCAAATTAAATGCTCTTCTCAAATAACTAAACAACGAGAAAAGAACATCCCAATCATTATAATCAATGATAAAAAGTGTTATGATTTGATGATATAACAATATGAGCACTCTTCTAGTTACATGTTTAATGACCGCAGCAATTCAAAAACACACCAAATACAATAGAATCaagcaaataataataatcttgcACTTGTAGATATTGTAGTTTAATtagattttacaaaaaaaattaatgtgcTTCACTAGCTACAATCGTATTTGTTTTTGCACATTTTACACACTCATATAtatcttagaaattaaaatcgtGGGACATAACACCATCAATTAATACAGATAGAACAACATATACATTAATCCAAATTAAAATCAAGACGACGAAGACGAGATAGAATATTAATCGATCCCCTCTTCCAAGAAAGGGAATTGAAGCAATTAATTATTTGAGCACGTACATAAATtaagcatatatatataagcataTGCAATTGTTGAAAAACcaattaagaaaaaaagaatCAAAAACGAAAGAGATTGGAAATTGATTGGGCATTGAGTTGAGCCATTTGCATTTGAAACTGAAGCATCGCCATCTGATCCTGGGCCTTAATTCTTGCAAGCATCAATCTTTGTTCATCAGTCAATCCCTCtaaatcttcttcttcttcctccacCTCCTCCTCCTCTTCCTCCGCCTCCGCCTCCGCCTCCTTGGCTTCATCGGGAGGCCCATCAGCAGTGATTGCGCAGACTAAATGAGTACGAAAATGACATTCTTTACAACCGTAAAACCAGTACCCCTCTGTGAGGCAATACTCGCAGACATCACACAGAACCATGTTAGTAGTAGTCTCCTCTGTGGACGAGTTATAATATTCAACAGAAAGAGTGTGTTTATGGGCTTTGGAGTCGACGGATTCAGCCAAGAAAGCGCATTTCACGTGGAGCTTGAAGTCTTCCTCCTCTTCATGACATGATTTGTTAATGCAACGGAAGGAAAAGCCATTGATGAGATCTCCACAAGCGTTGCAGTTGTAGTAAATGCTCCGCTCCGGGGGCTCCGATAGGAGCGTGAGCTCGTGGCCCGTGTGGGATTTGTGTTCCATGTGGCGGGCTAGTTCGGAACACGATTTGTGGAGGAAGAACTCGCAATCGCGTTCGGTGCAAGTGTAGACCGGATCGGCAGCCGGAATCAGGGCTTGCTCACAGCCTGAGCAGACAACATCAGCTTCATATTCTTCGTCTGGTGAAACACAGTACAGTTTGAGGGGATGAGGGTGGCTGAAGTGCTTCTTCATTTTCTTGCCTCATGCACTACTCATCTCAAAATTCCAATTTATAGACCACTTTGTGATGATCGAGTTGACTTCGATGTATATAAGTTGActtcgaatatatatatatatatatatatatatatatatatatatatatatataatggttaaGCAGGTGGGTGCTCAACCCTCCTCTTCTACTTCACAGATTGGGTTTCGAAGGTGGATATAGCCTCCTGAAAATGTTTTGAAGTGTAATGTTGATGCTGCTGTGATAgataattattttcattttggCTAGCTATGGTTGCGTTCTTCGTAATTCTTATGGGATAGTGGTAGCTGCTACTTATGGTAGATTGCAGGAACACCTTAACGCCACGGTAGCAAAAGCCTTGAGTATACGAGAAGCTCTTAGTTGGCTTAAAAGTTTAGACTCTTCTCATATTATTGTTGAATCTGATGCTCTGCTGGTCATTGAAGCGTTGAATAATTCTTCAGAGTCTGATTCTTCTAGATTAGGCTTAATAGTGCATGATTGTAAAATCCTTGCTGGGGATTTCTCGTCTTGTCAATTTGTTTTTGTGTATAGATCAATGAACCAGGCTGCCCATGCTTTGGCTAGGGAAGCGGTTTTCATGTCTGGTCTGGTAGGAAGGGCTACGCCCTCTCGTACTTTTATTTCCTGTGTAATTTTGCAGGATTTGATTTAATGTTATTTCTATTGGTttcgaaaaaaaatatatatatatataactatctCACTTTGAGATTTCATTCCTATG
Proteins encoded:
- the LOC140878425 gene encoding protein VACUOLELESS GAMETOPHYTES-like, giving the protein MKKHFSHPHPLKLYCVSPDEEYEADVVCSGCEQALIPAADPVYTCTERDCEFFLHKSCSELARHMEHKSHTGHELTLLSEPPERSIYYNCNACGDLINGFSFRCINKSCHEEEEDFKLHVKCAFLAESVDSKAHKHTLSVEYYNSSTEETTTNMVLCDVCEYCLTEGYWFYGCKECHFRTHLVCAITADGPPDEAKEAEAEAEEEEEEVEEEEEDLEGLTDEQRLMLARIKAQDQMAMLQFQMQMAQLNAQSISNLFRF
- the LOC140878426 gene encoding uncharacterized protein, whose product is MVKQIIIFILASYGCVLRNSYGIVVAATYGRLQEHLNATVAKALSIREALSWLKSLDSSHIIVESDALLVIEALNNSSESDSSRLGLIVHDCKILAGDFSSCQFVFVYRSMNQAAHALAREAVFMSGLVGRATPSRTFISCVILQDLI